CGAGAGTGTCCAGCGTCCGAATTTTTCTGCACCAGAGAAAGGGCGCCACCACACGTTCCCCGATATCAAAACGGGTGTTGTCCGAAAAGCCGCCGCCGTCAATCAGCATGCAGTGCCCGCGGGGAAATTCCACCAGGGCGCAACTGCCCTGCTGAACATCGAGCACGGTGACCCGCAAATCCGAACGCCAAAACCGCTGCCAGGACCAATAGCCGATGTCAGCCGCAGCCGTCAGCAAGGCCAGCGCCAGCACCAGCAGCGCCAGCGCATTTGGCGGACGCCAGCCCCCGGCTGCGGCTGGCGCACCTTCCGGGGCGATCGTCGACGCCGGCCGCAACCAGCAAAGCCCTCCCCAGAGGACTGCATAAAAACAGACCACCTCCAGGCGCGTCGGGGTGACGGTTTTGACGGCCGCCCACGGCCAGGCGGCCACCCATTCAACCCCTGTCAGCCCCCAGTCCAAAATGGGGAGGGCGATTCGAAAAGCCTGCGCGGCCAGAAACGGGCTGAAAGCCAGCAGCCCCGCCCCCACCACCCCGAGGGGCACCACCACGAACCCGATCAGCGGCACGAAAAGGCAGTTGGCCGCCAGCCCCACCAGCGATATTTGGTTGAAGTAGACCATCACCAGCGGCAGGGAGCCGAGAAACGCAAGCAGCGAAACCCAAAAGAACATTCCGACCCGCCGCAAGCCAGCCGACCAGACGGAGCCGATGCCCGCCGCCGTCGGTGCGCCGTTTGGGGCGAAAAACCGCCGCAACCCGAAAAGGATCCAGAAGACCGCCCCAAAAGAAAGCTGAAACGAAACCGCAAAAAGGGCTGGGGGATGCAGGAGTAAAATAATCAGGGCGGCCAGTGCAAGGGTGTTGAACAACTCCGGCTCGCGTTCCATAACGAAGGCGCAGAGAAAAACCGCCGCCATGACGACGGCCCGCTGGGTCGAGGGTGACATGCCCGCCAGCAGGCCGTATCCGACAACCGCGGCCAGGGACAACAGGGCCGCCCCCTTGCGGGTCCAGGCATGCCATAGGAGCACTTCGAAGCGGGCCAGCAGCCAGCTGAAAGATCTGAAGAACCCCATGGCGACGATGCCGATGTGAAGTCCGGAGATGGCCAGCAGGTGACCGATTCCGGCCCGGTTGAAGGCGTCCCTGAGCCCGGGTGCAATCCCATCCCGCCGGCCGATCACAAGGGCTTTGAGCACCGCCTGGGCCCTGGGCCGCCCCTGTCCGTCAATCAGCGCGGCCACCGCCTCGCGATAGCGGTTGAGCCGCTTCTGGAAGCCGGAGAGCGGCACCCGCCCTAAAACCGTCAGCTCCCCGCCCGGACAGAAGGCCCTGACGCGCAACCCCTTAAAGGCCATGTAGCGCCGATAGTCAAACCCACCGGGGTTGTTGAAATTGCGAAAGGCGCTGAGGCGGCTTGGCAACATCACGCGGTCTCCGGCCGCAAGCGCAGGCGCGGCGCCGGCCACCGTCACCTGGATTTTACCAGTGACCGCAGTGGAGCCGGCACCATCGGAAAGGGTCTCACCCCGCAGGACGAATTTCATCCGGTGTCCGGAAGTGGCCGGGGCGGCTTCGACAATACCCGTAATCCGCCATTTGACGGGGCCGCTGAAGTTGCTTACATGGTGAGGGGGAAGTTCGGGGGCCACCCAAGGGTGGATTAGAAGGTAGCCCAGAGCGGCAAAAAAAATGGGCACCACCAGGGGGTTGGGATGTCTGCGGACCGCGCCAAAAACCGCGCCAACGAGAGCTGCCGCCAGCGCCCCCCAGGCCCAGGCAGCCCCGTGGGGGAGGCGCTCGCCAACCCAAATCCCCACGATCAGGCCCAGCAGCGCCGGGACCACCGGGCGCAAAGCCATGGCTGAGGGGGACCCCAATTCCGCCGTCCACCCGCATGCGGCCCCATCCGATCGCGTTTCCAAGGCCCCGACCACCCGTTGCGCGCCCCCGCCCGTTTCGGCGCAAACGCCCGGGGCCACAGGGCCCATGCCGGCCGCAATGCGTCGCGGGCATCATCATCAACCGCAATTGGCCGGCGGCCCCTGACGGGTCGCCCCAAAAAAAAGCTGCGATCACCCGGACCATCGGCCGCCTCCGGTTGATGCAGCTTGTATGCCACCGAAAAACGGTGTTGCCGGCTATTCTTTTTCCCGCCGGATCACAGCCCCGAGCCGGGCGAACTTCTTTTCGATCGCCTCGTAACCCCTGTCCAGGTGATAAACCCGGCGCACCTCGGTAACCCCGCGGGCCACCAGACCGGCCAGCACCAGGGAGGCGCTGGCCCGCAGATCGGTCGCCATCACGGGCGCCCCGGAGAGGTGCGGCACCCCCCGCACCGTGGCGGTATTGCCGCTGACCATCACGTCGGCCCCCAGCCGCCGCAGCTCGCTGACATGGATGAAGCGGTTTTCGAAAATAGTCTCGGAGATGACGCTGAGGCCGCTGGCCACCGACATCAGCACCATGAACTGGGCCTGCATGTCGGTGGGAAACCCAGGGTAAGGGGTCGTTTTGATATCCACGCTTTGAAGGATGTCCGGCCCCAGAACGCGCACCGTTTCCTCCCCCGGCTGAACTTCGGCGCCCGCCTGGCGCAGTTTGTGGAAAACGGCGCCCAGATGCGCCGGGTTGCAGCCGGCCACCTGGATATCGCCGCCGGTGAGGGCCGCCGCCACCATGAAGGTGCCGGCTTCGATGCGATCCGGAATGATCCGGGTTTCCACCGGCCGAAGTTCGGGCACGCCCTGGATGGTGATCTCGGCTGTTCCGGCCCCTTGAATGTCGGCTCCCATGGCCCTCAGGGTTTCGGCCAGGGCCACGATTTCGGGCTCGCGCGCGGCATTGCGCAAAACGGTCCGACCCTGGGCCAAAACCGCCGCCATGAGCAGGTTTTCGGTGCCGGTGACGGTGGGGACATCGAAGTCGATCTCGTTGCCCCGGAGCACTTTGGCCGAAGCCTCGACATAGCCGTGCTCGAGTTTAATGTCGGCCCCCAAAAGCGCCAGGCCCTTGAGATGCAGATTGATGGGCCGCGCCCCGATGGCGCAGCCGCCGGGAAGCGACACCCGGGCCCTTTTGAGACGTGCCACCAGCGGGCCCAGCACCAGGACCGAGGCCCGCATTTTGCGGACCAGCTCGTAGGAAGCCTCGGGGCAGCAAAGGCCGGCGGCATTGACGCGCACGCTGCGGCCGTCGCTTTCCACCGCTGCACCCAGCTGGGCCAGAAGTTCCTTGATGCTCTCGATGTCTTTCAGATCCGGTACATTGTGGTAGGTGTTCCAGCCGTCTGTCAACAACGCGGAAGCCAGAATGGGCAGGGCGGCGTTCTTGGCCCCGTTGATCTCCACCCGGCCCCGCAGGGGGCGCCCGCCTTCGATGATGATTTTATCCATGACCGGTCCTTGTGCCGACGGCGAAAAACCGACATGAGCCTTCTCGGCCCCGCCTTGATTTTCTGCTGAAAAACAAAAAAAGCGCCCCCCTCGCGGCATCCCCCGAGGGCAGCGCTTTTTCGTTGCGACAATCGATGCGGCTCAGTGGTGGTGGCCGCCGCCCTTGCCCTTGGCGGTGTCCACGGCCGCCTTGATAACGCAGTAGGTCATTCCCATGCCGATGATGGCAAGCGCATACCACAACCCGCCGTGAAACACCATGTGCCCCATATCCCAGATCCACTCGAAATTAAACGGAAACATTCCGTCCTCCTTTTAAATCAGCGCCGCCCCGGCGATGGGCCCGGGCATGGGGCGCTGGCAGTCGTCACTCCACCGGGTTGAGTTCCCTTTCCTGGGGGAAAATCGGCAGGTAGCGGTGCGAGAGCATAATCAGGATCACCCCGTAAGCCACCGGCAGGATGGTGGTGGCGATTTCCTGCCAGCTGGGAAAGTACATATTCCAGCTTTCAAACGGCAGTACCGGTATCGCCAGCACCTGAAGGACCATCACCCAGCGGTTGAGGCAGACACCGATGGCGGCCAGGGTAACGGCGGTAAAAAGGGTCTTGCGGTTGGTGCGCCCCCTTTTGGTGATCAGGATCAGGGCGGGCAGCAGCCCGCAGACCACCACCTCGGCGAAGAGGATCCAGTAGCCGTAAACCGACCCGGGGTTTTGGGTGTAAAACTGGCCCAGCACCAACCCTTTGGAGGGAGCGGTAACGAATGCCCAGTAGAGGGTGTCCCCGATCTTGGCGATGATGTAAGTCAACAGCATCCATCCGCTGATCTTGGCCAGCAGATCGATGACCTCCTGCTTGACCAGGGTTTTGCCGGTTAATTTTTCGGTCAAGCGGGTGACGAAAATCGTGAAGGACGGCCCGGCGGCGGCCGCCGACCAGGTGAACAGAAAAAAAGTCCAGGGCCAGATCAGGACCCCCTCGCGGTAGCCGAAGGGACGCCCGTAGAGGACCCCGGCCACCCCTCCCAGGGACCCCTGGTGGAAAAAGGACAGAAAGGCGCCGGTGGCGGCAAAAACCGCCATGATTTCGTGCATGTTGTGGGCCAGGTTGTGCAGGAAGGGCACCTTGTTCAGCTGGCGGTTTTCCAGGACAAGCGGGATATACTCGACGGTCAGCACGGCGAAATAGACCGAAAGACAGAAGGCCACCTCGGTGAGCATCGAGTGAACGTTGGCGTGCCAGAAGATGAACCAGCCGCGCAGCGGCTGGCCGATGTCGATGGCCAGGATCAAGAGCGCCGAACTGTAGCAGATAAAGCCGATCAGGACCGCGTAGTTGATGATGTTTTTAAGCAGGTCCTTGCCCACCACGTAACGCAGAAAGCCGGTGAAAAAGGCGCCGCCGCCCAGGGCGATGACCGCCAGGTCGGCCCAGATCCAGAGGGCAAACCCGTAAGCATTGTTCATGTTGGTCTGGTTCAAACCCTTGATCCAGCAAAGCAGCATGGCAAAGACGCCCCACAGCAGGACAACGCTGACCACGCCGATGCTCAGCAAAAATTTCCCCAGCGGTGCGCGTTTGACGCCTTCAGGAATTAATGCAGAATCCATTTGAATGTGCTCCTCATTGCCTGCGGTTGGGGTGACAGCGGCCCCAGGGCCTCTAGGAGAATCATGGCCCCGGGGGCGGAGACTTCGGACCGGCTACCGCGCGGCTTCAATGGTGGCCGGAGGCAACGGCGCCGGTTTTTTCGTGCTCCAGGTAGTTGTCGCCTGCCCGTCGGACCCATTCCCGGCTGGAAATGTAGTAAACTTTGGGGTTGGTGCCCAACCGCTCCAGCAGGCGGAAGGCACGCGGGTCGTTTTTCAGCTCATAAACCTTGTGTTTGGGGTTGTTGAGGTCTCCGAAGGTGATCGCATCGGCCGGGCAGGCCTGGGTGCAGGCCGTCTGATATTCCTCTTCCGCCAACTCGCGCCGCCCCTCGGCATAGGCTTTGTCTTTGGCCAGCTGGTAGCGGTGGAAGCAGAAACTGCATTTTTCGACAACCCCCCGCATGCGCACCGACACATTGGGGCTGAGGTATTTTTCCATGCCGTCGGGCCAGACCGGGTCCCACCAGTTGAACAGCCGCACATGGTAGGGGCAGGCCGCCATGCAGTAGCGGCATCCGAAGCAGCGGGTGTAAATCTGGCTGACGATGCCGGTCTCCATGTCGTAGTCGGTGGCGGTGGCCGGGCAGACCGACACGCAGGGAGAGTGGCCCGCGTGGCCTTCGCACTGCTGGCAGGGTCGCGGCAGATAGCAGATATCAGTTTCCGGGTAGGGCTTGCCGTTGTTTAACTTGTAAATCCGCAGCCAGGCGGTGCTGAGCAGTTTGTCGGTTTCATCTTTGCGGAAGGGGACGTTGTTTTCGGCCATGCAGGCGGCCATGCAGGCGCCGCAGCCCGTGCATTTGTCCAGGTTGATGACCATGCCGTATTTCTTATTCTGCTTGTGCTCGTGGTCTTGTTTCATCAGAACCTCGTATCCAATTTAGGCCTTAGTCAACTTCGCCCGAATCCCCCAGGCCGCATCGAGGCCGGATGCGGGGTCCGCAACCGGGCCGGCCAGCATGTTGTAGTTGACCCCCTTGCCGGCGATAAACTCGTCGAAGGCCGTATGGCCCAGACCGGTCGGCATGGCGACGACACCGGGGCGGACGCCCTCGAAGAGATTGACCCGAACACGGGCGGCGCCCACGGGCGTCTGCAGCTCGGCCGCCTGTCCCTGGGAGAGGCCCAATGAGCTGGCGGTTTGCGGGTTGAGCTCCACCAGAACATCGTCGCCCTTGAGCACGGTATCGTCCACGGCTTTGGTCATGAAGGGCGGGTTCCCGATCCAGCCGTTGGTCAGGCGCATGGAGTCAAAGGGCATCAGCAGCAGCGGGAACGCCTTTTCATCCCCCGGCAGCACGATGGGCTCGGAAAGGGCCAGACTGGTGATGGCCGCATTGGTGAACTCGAATTTCCCCGAGGCCGTTTCGAAGGCATGCGCCCAGTCGGCCGGCTGAAACCCCGGAACCTCCCAGAAGCCGTCGCGGTTGAGGGGGCCCCAGGCCCCCGCCAGGGTCATTTGAAGACAGGCCTCGTAGGTTGGCCAGGGGAAAGCGCTGCCGACCGTCCCGCCGATGGCGCGCGCGATCTGGATGACGACGTCGCCGGTATGGCGGGTGTTGAACTGCGGGGCGACCACCGGCCGCGAAAGCCCGATAATTGGGCGGGTCAGTCCCAGCGGGGTGGGCACATCCTCGTAGCGTTCCAGATTGGTGTGGTTGGGCAGAATCAGATCGGCATTGACGGCGGTTTCGTCCATGAAAGAGGAAAAACTGACCACGAAGGGGACGGCCGCGATGGCTTTTTGCACCGCGGCGGCGTCGGCCAGGCTGTAGCAGGGGTTGGCCCCGCTGACCAGAAGGGCCTGCAGGGGATACCCCTGGCCGCTGTTGACGGCCTCGACCAGCCGGTTGGGCAGGTATTTGGCGTACGGGAAGCCGTCGCTGCCGGCGCCGTCCAGGCGATCCTGCTGAAGTCCGGCAACGGCCAGGGCGTCCATCTCGGCTTCGGCCCAGTCGATGTATTCGATTTCGGGCATCGCCCAGACACCCCCGGGGCGCTGCAGATTGCCCACCAGGGCGTTGAGGGCGTGCACCGCCATGGACTCCGCGAGGCTGCCGGGAGTGTTGCCCTGGCCGCGGCCGCAGATCGCCAGGGGCTTGCGCGCCCGGGCGAACTCGCGTGCCAGGGCTTCGATCTCGGCGGCCGGCACCCCGCTGACGGCGGCAACGGCATCCGGGGCGTAGCCGGCCAAAACCCCCTTCTGCCACTCGTCAAACCCCTCGGTGTGATGTTTGATGAAATCCCGCTGGTAGAGCTTTTCACGTAGGATCACATGGGCCAGGCCCATGGCCAACGCCGCCTCGGAGCCCGGGTTGACGGGCATCCAGCGGTCCGCCTTGGCCGCCGTGGTGGACAGGCGCGCTTCGACCTGCACCACCTTGCCGTAGCCGCTGCGCCAGCGGCTGTTGGCCCGAAACATCCGCACCGGGGCGCCCCAGCCCTCGAGGATGCCGCTGCCGAAGCTTAGCAGGTAATCGGTGTTCTCGACGTCAAAGCCCGCCTGGGGGTTGCCCCCCTGCATGAGGCCGAGGGTCATGGCATAGGTGTCGTGAATGGTGGGCAGGGTGAAGAAATTGGGGGACCCGTAGACCGTCAAGAGGCGGCTGAAGAGCTGGGGGAGCGTACCGCGATCCGAGCCGCAGATGGCGGCCACGGTGTGGCCTTCACCTTTTTCGCGCAGTTCGCCCAGCTTCTGGGCAACCTCGGCTACCGCTTGGTCCCAGGAGATGGGCTGCCAGTGGCCCGCGCCCCTATCGCCGACCCGTTTCAGCGGGGTCTTGACCCGCGAGGGACCGTAGAGCAGCTGCAGGCCCGAAACGCCCAGAATGCAGATGCCGCCGTCGTTGACCGGGTGCCCGGCCATCCCTTCGATCTTGACGGCGCGCTGATCGATTTTGCGCACGGTGATCCCGCATGCCGCCGGACAGAGGGTGCAGGTGGAATTGACATGGGTCGCCTCGCCACCGGGGGGGACAGGGGTCCAGGGCCAGTTCTGGCTCCAGATGGAAATGTCGTCGGTGAGTTTCCAGGGCAACGGCGTAAGCGCCGTTCCGACGGTCCCGCCCGCTGTGAGCGCCAAAAAACTTCTTCTATCTATTTTCATAGATTATTCCTCTTCGTCCTGCCAAGCGATCCATTGCCGAAGTTGCCGCGGTCTGGCCCGCCGTTGTGAGGTTCATCAGTTGTGGCACTTGAAGCACCCGCCGCGCTGGGTCTGAACGCTGTTCTGGTTGACATCGTTGAGCCGGTGGCAGTTGGCACAGTCGTTCATCTTCATGCGATCCCAGGAGTTCTGTTTGAAGCCGGCGATGTTCCGCCCCCAGATGTCGCGGCTGTAGCCGGTGATCCGGTTTTCCTCATAAACGCGGCTGGTTTCCGATTCGCCGATATGCCCGTGGCAGGTGACGCAGTCCATCTCGCCCATCTTGACGTGCGCCGCGTGGGAGAAAAAAACGCAGTCGGGCTGTCGCGAGTAGACCAGCCACGGCACTTCGCGGCCCTTGGCAATGTACTCTTCGACGAATATCCGCTCGTCTTCGGTCTCCCCCTGGATGTCTTCGTGGCACTCGATGCACGCGGCGTTTTGGGGGATGCCGGAAAAGCTGCCGTCCTCGCGGAAGTAGTGGCAGCTCTCACAGCTGTTTTCGACCATCTCGACGTGCACCGCGTGGTTGAAGTTGATCGGCTGATGCTTCTGGGAATAGAGCAGCTTGGGGAAAACAATCCAGCCG
Above is a window of Desulfobacteraceae bacterium DNA encoding:
- a CDS encoding ComEC/Rec2 family competence protein; protein product: MALRPVVPALLGLIVGIWVGERLPHGAAWAWGALAAALVGAVFGAVRRHPNPLVVPIFFAALGYLLIHPWVAPELPPHHVSNFSGPVKWRITGIVEAAPATSGHRMKFVLRGETLSDGAGSTAVTGKIQVTVAGAAPALAAGDRVMLPSRLSAFRNFNNPGGFDYRRYMAFKGLRVRAFCPGGELTVLGRVPLSGFQKRLNRYREAVAALIDGQGRPRAQAVLKALVIGRRDGIAPGLRDAFNRAGIGHLLAISGLHIGIVAMGFFRSFSWLLARFEVLLWHAWTRKGAALLSLAAVVGYGLLAGMSPSTQRAVVMAAVFLCAFVMEREPELFNTLALAALIILLLHPPALFAVSFQLSFGAVFWILFGLRRFFAPNGAPTAAGIGSVWSAGLRRVGMFFWVSLLAFLGSLPLVMVYFNQISLVGLAANCLFVPLIGFVVVPLGVVGAGLLAFSPFLAAQAFRIALPILDWGLTGVEWVAAWPWAAVKTVTPTRLEVVCFYAVLWGGLCWLRPASTIAPEGAPAAAGGWRPPNALALLVLALALLTAAADIGYWSWQRFWRSDLRVTVLDVQQGSCALVEFPRGHCMLIDGGGFSDNTRFDIGERVVAPFLWCRKIRTLDTL
- the murA gene encoding UDP-N-acetylglucosamine 1-carboxyvinyltransferase, with the translated sequence MDKIIIEGGRPLRGRVEINGAKNAALPILASALLTDGWNTYHNVPDLKDIESIKELLAQLGAAVESDGRSVRVNAAGLCCPEASYELVRKMRASVLVLGPLVARLKRARVSLPGGCAIGARPINLHLKGLALLGADIKLEHGYVEASAKVLRGNEIDFDVPTVTGTENLLMAAVLAQGRTVLRNAAREPEIVALAETLRAMGADIQGAGTAEITIQGVPELRPVETRIIPDRIEAGTFMVAAALTGGDIQVAGCNPAHLGAVFHKLRQAGAEVQPGEETVRVLGPDILQSVDIKTTPYPGFPTDMQAQFMVLMSVASGLSVISETIFENRFIHVSELRRLGADVMVSGNTATVRGVPHLSGAPVMATDLRASASLVLAGLVARGVTEVRRVYHLDRGYEAIEKKFARLGAVIRREKE
- the nrfD gene encoding polysulfide reductase NrfD is translated as MDSALIPEGVKRAPLGKFLLSIGVVSVVLLWGVFAMLLCWIKGLNQTNMNNAYGFALWIWADLAVIALGGGAFFTGFLRYVVGKDLLKNIINYAVLIGFICYSSALLILAIDIGQPLRGWFIFWHANVHSMLTEVAFCLSVYFAVLTVEYIPLVLENRQLNKVPFLHNLAHNMHEIMAVFAATGAFLSFFHQGSLGGVAGVLYGRPFGYREGVLIWPWTFFLFTWSAAAAGPSFTIFVTRLTEKLTGKTLVKQEVIDLLAKISGWMLLTYIIAKIGDTLYWAFVTAPSKGLVLGQFYTQNPGSVYGYWILFAEVVVCGLLPALILITKRGRTNRKTLFTAVTLAAIGVCLNRWVMVLQVLAIPVLPFESWNMYFPSWQEIATTILPVAYGVILIMLSHRYLPIFPQERELNPVE
- a CDS encoding 4Fe-4S dicluster domain-containing protein: MKQDHEHKQNKKYGMVINLDKCTGCGACMAACMAENNVPFRKDETDKLLSTAWLRIYKLNNGKPYPETDICYLPRPCQQCEGHAGHSPCVSVCPATATDYDMETGIVSQIYTRCFGCRYCMAACPYHVRLFNWWDPVWPDGMEKYLSPNVSVRMRGVVEKCSFCFHRYQLAKDKAYAEGRRELAEEEYQTACTQACPADAITFGDLNNPKHKVYELKNDPRAFRLLERLGTNPKVYYISSREWVRRAGDNYLEHEKTGAVASGHH
- a CDS encoding molybdopterin-dependent oxidoreductase, translating into MKIDRRSFLALTAGGTVGTALTPLPWKLTDDISIWSQNWPWTPVPPGGEATHVNSTCTLCPAACGITVRKIDQRAVKIEGMAGHPVNDGGICILGVSGLQLLYGPSRVKTPLKRVGDRGAGHWQPISWDQAVAEVAQKLGELREKGEGHTVAAICGSDRGTLPQLFSRLLTVYGSPNFFTLPTIHDTYAMTLGLMQGGNPQAGFDVENTDYLLSFGSGILEGWGAPVRMFRANSRWRSGYGKVVQVEARLSTTAAKADRWMPVNPGSEAALAMGLAHVILREKLYQRDFIKHHTEGFDEWQKGVLAGYAPDAVAAVSGVPAAEIEALAREFARARKPLAICGRGQGNTPGSLAESMAVHALNALVGNLQRPGGVWAMPEIEYIDWAEAEMDALAVAGLQQDRLDGAGSDGFPYAKYLPNRLVEAVNSGQGYPLQALLVSGANPCYSLADAAAVQKAIAAVPFVVSFSSFMDETAVNADLILPNHTNLERYEDVPTPLGLTRPIIGLSRPVVAPQFNTRHTGDVVIQIARAIGGTVGSAFPWPTYEACLQMTLAGAWGPLNRDGFWEVPGFQPADWAHAFETASGKFEFTNAAITSLALSEPIVLPGDEKAFPLLLMPFDSMRLTNGWIGNPPFMTKAVDDTVLKGDDVLVELNPQTASSLGLSQGQAAELQTPVGAARVRVNLFEGVRPGVVAMPTGLGHTAFDEFIAGKGVNYNMLAGPVADPASGLDAAWGIRAKLTKA
- a CDS encoding cytochrome c family protein gives rise to the protein MAEFDERSHEVPNESENDISHPPAESDDNPKQGDGVAGVVTLFFIVGFVGSLVVGWIVFPKLLYSQKHQPINFNHAVHVEMVENSCESCHYFREDGSFSGIPQNAACIECHEDIQGETEDERIFVEEYIAKGREVPWLVYSRQPDCVFFSHAAHVKMGEMDCVTCHGHIGESETSRVYEENRITGYSRDIWGRNIAGFKQNSWDRMKMNDCANCHRLNDVNQNSVQTQRGGCFKCHN